One segment of Sphingomonas telluris DNA contains the following:
- a CDS encoding M48 family metallopeptidase gives MCARCDISRRSLLLGGGALAASLTTGIAQARIRPADMAPLIGPHFQPTDTDEQGLWQLMERAEEEISGSNLLIKDPQLVGYLQDIIGHVGGPAAKDMRIYLAHVPDFNAMMFPSGFAVVFSGLLLRMRNEAQLAGVVAHESGHFLRRHMIRSWRDMKRKSDIFAIGAMAAGVAGAGAGVYMGDYIQLAQLATILSLFRYSREMEAEADAMGARLIAEAGYQPMEMANVWQQLIGEENASAAYRRKHRRRPDLFDTHPSEDARFADLRISAAEVTVPGRAYETGRDRYIRTIGPIREMLLEDQVKLNDPGASQYLLNTLALDGWNGLLRYYEGEVWRLRNRAGDDARAAQSYAVAVAYPDAPADAWRWHGLSLIKEGRSGEGKAALGKYLQLKPTAPDAPFIRQMIG, from the coding sequence ATGTGCGCCCGCTGCGACATCAGCCGGCGCTCCCTTCTCCTCGGGGGCGGCGCTCTGGCCGCGTCGCTGACGACCGGAATCGCGCAAGCGCGTATCCGTCCCGCGGACATGGCCCCTCTGATCGGCCCACATTTCCAGCCGACCGACACCGACGAGCAAGGCCTGTGGCAGCTCATGGAGCGCGCGGAGGAAGAGATTTCGGGGTCCAATCTGCTGATCAAGGATCCGCAGCTGGTCGGATACCTTCAGGACATCATCGGGCACGTCGGCGGTCCCGCAGCGAAGGACATGCGCATCTATCTGGCGCACGTCCCCGACTTCAACGCGATGATGTTCCCGTCGGGGTTCGCGGTCGTCTTTAGCGGTTTGCTGCTCAGGATGCGGAACGAGGCTCAGCTTGCGGGCGTCGTCGCCCATGAGTCCGGCCACTTCCTGCGGCGGCACATGATCCGCTCGTGGCGCGACATGAAGCGCAAGAGCGACATTTTTGCGATCGGCGCGATGGCTGCGGGCGTCGCTGGGGCTGGGGCGGGCGTCTACATGGGCGATTACATTCAGCTCGCCCAGCTGGCGACGATCCTGTCGTTGTTCCGGTACAGCCGCGAGATGGAGGCGGAAGCCGACGCGATGGGAGCGCGCCTGATCGCCGAGGCCGGCTATCAGCCGATGGAAATGGCAAACGTCTGGCAACAACTCATCGGCGAGGAGAATGCGAGCGCGGCGTACAGACGCAAGCATCGCCGACGTCCGGACCTGTTCGATACGCACCCGTCCGAGGATGCACGTTTTGCGGATCTCCGCATTTCGGCGGCTGAAGTTACGGTGCCTGGGCGCGCTTATGAGACCGGGCGAGACCGCTACATCAGGACGATCGGTCCGATCCGAGAGATGCTCCTCGAAGATCAGGTCAAGCTGAACGACCCAGGTGCGAGCCAATATCTGCTGAACACACTGGCGCTCGACGGGTGGAACGGTCTGCTCCGCTATTATGAGGGCGAGGTCTGGCGCCTTCGCAACCGCGCCGGGGACGATGCCCGCGCGGCGCAAAGCTATGCGGTCGCGGTCGCCTACCCCGATGCTCCCGCCGATGCCTGGCGCTGGCACGGCCTGTCCCTCATCAAGGAGGGCCGCAGCGGTGAGGGCAAGGCGGCTCTCGGCAAATATCTTCAGTTGAAGCCGACGGCGCCCGACGCGCCGTTCATCCGGCAAATGATTGGGTGA